A region from the Desulfomarina profundi genome encodes:
- a CDS encoding HPr kinase/phosphorylase, with product MRGDNFLNITWHGVASYTVYDGSQVSVIREQNSHPALVLQPFYSIVPASILNQNKLFVLHGNCVEVNGSTIALIGAKGQGKSTLTAALLAKGHRLVADDVTAIDTESLRPQVLPGIPNLKVWADTAKATGINLSKLKKINPYIEKYNYVLPNHFCNRKLPLETIIFLQEGKEVKIEKTQASQGMLYLIGNHYLSRYPQVFTAKEHKRIFEQSAFLSRTTRLLTLNYPKNLKVLNTVTSLIEALQASKKKGVSINDTPFLKA from the coding sequence TTGAGGGGGGATAACTTTCTCAATATTACCTGGCATGGCGTGGCATCGTATACTGTTTATGACGGCAGTCAAGTCAGCGTTATCAGAGAACAAAACAGCCATCCTGCACTGGTTCTCCAACCATTCTATTCCATCGTTCCTGCTTCTATTCTCAACCAGAACAAACTGTTTGTGCTACACGGCAACTGTGTTGAAGTAAACGGTTCAACTATTGCTCTCATTGGCGCGAAAGGCCAGGGCAAGTCAACACTTACGGCCGCACTTTTGGCAAAAGGCCATAGACTTGTTGCAGATGATGTCACGGCCATAGACACCGAAAGCCTGCGCCCCCAGGTATTGCCCGGGATACCAAATCTCAAGGTTTGGGCCGATACCGCAAAAGCCACAGGGATTAATCTCTCAAAATTAAAAAAAATAAACCCCTATATCGAAAAATATAACTATGTTCTGCCAAACCATTTCTGCAACAGAAAACTCCCCCTGGAAACAATTATTTTCCTGCAAGAAGGAAAAGAAGTGAAAATCGAAAAAACACAAGCATCGCAGGGAATGCTGTATCTCATTGGGAATCATTATCTTTCCCGTTATCCCCAAGTGTTCACGGCAAAAGAACACAAACGTATTTTTGAACAGAGCGCCTTTCTTTCCAGGACGACCCGCTTGTTAACATTAAATTACCCAAAAAATCTTAAAGTACTTAATACAGTCACCTCGTTGATAGAAGCTTTACAGGCCAGTAAAAAAAAAGGAGTGTCAATAAATGACACTCCTTTTTTAAAAGCTTGA
- a CDS encoding polyprenyl synthetase family protein gives MKKEQVLLAIKKESEHIENRMKADLAELQPTIDGFLAEVLEYGLFNGGKRIRPFLVVMCSKLCGGNGDLVYSLACAFEYLHAATLFHDDIIDDSDTRRGCPTVCRRFGVSAAILAGDFLHAYAMSTVGRLSGDGGLKVFCEATTGMVDGEFVQLRNSRNYTLSELDYYDAIKGKTGLLISAACEIGAMYGGGNDRQVSALRCYGENLGCAFQIVDDLLDYQGDSKKTGKGVGNDFIEGKMTLPLIIAMKRAGKDDRSHLLSLLSDKKERKDRVVEVCSLIDKYNGFELARLKAGEAVDTACGALSIFHDSSFAREKRLLEELAFFVLTRER, from the coding sequence ATGAAAAAAGAACAAGTACTTCTCGCGATAAAAAAGGAATCCGAACATATTGAAAATCGGATGAAGGCTGATCTGGCTGAGCTGCAACCGACCATTGATGGGTTTCTGGCCGAAGTTCTCGAGTACGGGCTTTTCAATGGTGGTAAACGCATAAGACCTTTTCTTGTGGTCATGTGCTCGAAATTATGCGGTGGAAATGGAGATCTGGTCTACAGCCTTGCATGTGCTTTTGAGTATCTGCATGCTGCAACTCTCTTTCACGATGATATTATAGATGATTCTGATACCCGTCGGGGATGTCCAACTGTCTGTCGCCGATTTGGTGTTTCAGCTGCAATTCTTGCTGGAGATTTTCTGCATGCCTATGCCATGTCCACGGTTGGTCGTCTTTCGGGGGATGGTGGCCTGAAAGTATTCTGTGAGGCCACAACCGGGATGGTGGATGGAGAATTTGTGCAGTTGAGAAACAGTAGAAATTACACCCTTTCAGAGCTTGACTATTATGATGCGATCAAGGGAAAAACCGGATTGCTGATCTCTGCAGCCTGTGAAATTGGAGCCATGTATGGAGGAGGAAATGACAGACAGGTCAGCGCGTTGAGATGTTACGGAGAGAATCTGGGCTGTGCCTTTCAGATCGTCGATGATCTGCTTGATTACCAGGGTGACTCAAAAAAGACAGGGAAAGGTGTTGGAAATGATTTTATAGAAGGGAAAATGACTTTGCCGTTGATAATTGCCATGAAAAGGGCGGGGAAAGACGACAGATCACATCTGCTCTCTCTTCTCTCAGATAAGAAAGAAAGAAAGGACCGTGTTGTAGAGGTCTGTTCATTGATTGACAAATATAACGGTTTTGAATTGGCCCGGTTAAAAGCAGGAGAGGCTGTTGATACTGCCTGTGGGGCACTCTCAATATTTCATGATTCTTCATTCGCACGTGAAAAACGATTGCTGGAAGAACTTGCATTTTTTGTTCTTACAAGGGAAAGATAA
- a CDS encoding FG-GAP repeat domain-containing protein yields MRYITVPVIILVACLCLSGPLYAKNESAAKKIIFSGFDVESAGKFKYLQDGIQAMLLSRLAAKDGFEVLDKQVSSAEIKKLERSGGSIGSVSSDLQADYLVVGSLFSLSRGLNIQVIFYPLDSGLTKGVERFSVVSESDSVLFAGINRLVEEIALRILGNEPSLENFEREEEGKIAKKGAGAFITAHPEIAYKRGLYSGTVIGVGDRAIKVATKGIRWTKEFSSEIIAMAVADGSGIDPARIFILSERKLKVFRLLGRKIVETGSTDLPPFLRVHAMNIADLDNDGVQEIYLSATRGLNVSSRIVRWTEKDGFITVYNNIPWYIRPVKHPEQGWILAGQRRGMDRTELVEKGVFRLLSTSDKTFQKGRELILPEHVNLFDFTYADIDGDGVFETAVIDQNEKLRVYDQTGGLLWVSTENYGGNKTYIGPSIGGANEHNRRTNFSEHEDTGRQLIFVPGKIVAVDVVKRGRQDLVVVNNIVSSFPFFKNWRMYDGGSIVGLTWNGKALSETWRTGKHTGFISDFAFKLKNNQQKGHGVATLFIGQIPRAGTFEALIPGGVRSKLSVYELGFSIKKQMIDKK; encoded by the coding sequence ATGTTGAGTCGGCCGGAAAATTTAAATATCTGCAGGATGGTATTCAGGCCATGCTCTTGAGCAGGCTTGCAGCAAAGGACGGTTTTGAAGTACTTGATAAGCAGGTGAGCAGTGCGGAGATAAAAAAACTTGAAAGATCTGGAGGAAGTATAGGAAGTGTCAGTTCTGATCTACAGGCTGATTACCTGGTTGTCGGGTCACTCTTTTCTCTTTCCAGGGGGTTGAATATACAAGTTATATTTTATCCTCTCGACTCAGGTTTAACAAAAGGAGTAGAACGGTTTTCAGTGGTCTCTGAAAGCGACTCGGTTTTGTTTGCAGGAATAAACCGTCTGGTGGAAGAGATTGCATTGAGAATTCTTGGAAATGAGCCGTCCCTTGAGAATTTTGAACGTGAGGAGGAAGGAAAAATAGCCAAAAAAGGTGCCGGGGCATTTATTACCGCACATCCGGAGATTGCCTATAAAAGGGGATTATATTCCGGAACAGTGATAGGGGTGGGAGATCGCGCAATTAAGGTCGCGACAAAAGGTATCAGATGGACGAAAGAATTCTCCTCTGAAATAATAGCCATGGCCGTAGCTGACGGAAGCGGAATTGACCCTGCCCGTATTTTTATTTTAAGCGAAAGGAAATTGAAGGTTTTTCGCTTACTTGGCAGGAAAATAGTGGAAACAGGGAGCACTGATCTTCCACCGTTTCTCCGTGTGCATGCCATGAATATTGCTGATTTGGATAATGATGGGGTGCAGGAAATTTATCTCAGTGCCACCCGTGGATTAAATGTTTCATCACGAATTGTTCGATGGACGGAAAAAGACGGATTTATAACTGTTTATAATAATATCCCCTGGTATATTCGACCAGTGAAACATCCTGAACAAGGATGGATTCTGGCGGGACAGCGCCGGGGAATGGATCGTACAGAGCTGGTTGAAAAAGGTGTTTTCCGATTACTTTCCACGTCAGATAAAACCTTCCAAAAAGGGAGAGAACTTATTCTTCCGGAGCATGTGAACCTGTTTGATTTCACCTATGCGGATATTGATGGTGATGGTGTTTTTGAAACAGCTGTTATTGATCAGAATGAGAAATTACGTGTGTACGATCAAACTGGCGGGTTGTTGTGGGTCAGCACGGAAAATTATGGTGGCAATAAAACATATATCGGGCCGAGCATTGGAGGTGCAAATGAACACAACAGGAGAACTAATTTTTCCGAGCATGAGGATACCGGCAGGCAGTTGATTTTTGTCCCGGGCAAAATCGTGGCGGTGGATGTTGTAAAACGAGGAAGGCAGGACCTGGTAGTTGTTAACAATATTGTCTCATCATTTCCGTTTTTCAAGAACTGGAGGATGTATGATGGTGGCTCAATCGTCGGATTAACATGGAATGGTAAAGCCTTGAGTGAAACCTGGAGGACGGGAAAGCATACGGGTTTTATTTCAGATTTTGCTTTTAAACTGAAAAACAACCAGCAGAAAGGGCATGGAGTTGCCACGCTTTTTATCGGGCAGATACCAAGAGCCGGAACCTTTGAGGCTCTGATTCCCGGTGGTGTCCGGTCAAAACTGAGTGTATATGAATTGGGATTTTCCATTAAAAAACAAATGATTGACAAGAAATAA
- a CDS encoding divergent polysaccharide deacetylase family protein codes for MTRQVKKRKLKKKKKSGPKGVLFRKLLLVLFFTAIVLFSLCTAGYVIFFRTVFARELQSPGNNEIVFEEPDPPSHEVTAVFSKPHRGDSERHLPQVAIIIDDLGYHKKVGENFLNFPIELTYSFLPFAPYTEKQEKKAFYSGKTVLLHLPLEARGKEWDPGPGALFLSDSAELQKRKFEQDLALVPHAVGVNNHMGSRFTSDVPAMTEVLKLVKKNGMFFVDSFTSAESKGWETALKLKIRTARRNVFLDNSRLKTDICNQLEKLVSVAESYGVAIGIGHPHFETYNALKECMPVYQGRVEFVNVTDIVNVLNSNKK; via the coding sequence ATGACTCGTCAGGTAAAAAAAAGAAAATTGAAAAAAAAGAAGAAAAGCGGCCCCAAAGGAGTTCTTTTTCGAAAACTGCTTCTGGTTCTGTTTTTTACAGCGATTGTTCTCTTTTCACTCTGTACGGCAGGTTATGTAATCTTCTTCAGAACTGTTTTTGCCCGGGAATTACAATCACCTGGAAATAATGAAATTGTTTTTGAGGAGCCTGATCCTCCCTCCCACGAGGTGACTGCTGTTTTTTCTAAACCGCACAGGGGAGACTCTGAAAGGCATTTACCACAGGTTGCTATTATTATCGATGATCTGGGATACCATAAAAAAGTTGGTGAGAATTTCCTGAATTTCCCCATTGAATTAACATATTCTTTTTTACCTTTTGCACCATATACCGAAAAACAGGAAAAAAAAGCTTTTTATTCCGGAAAAACGGTTTTGTTGCACTTGCCTTTGGAGGCCAGAGGCAAAGAGTGGGATCCAGGCCCGGGTGCTCTTTTTCTGTCAGATTCAGCAGAACTGCAGAAAAGAAAATTTGAACAGGATCTGGCCCTGGTTCCCCATGCTGTCGGGGTAAATAATCACATGGGCTCACGTTTTACCTCGGATGTTCCAGCCATGACGGAGGTGTTGAAATTAGTAAAGAAAAACGGCATGTTTTTTGTGGACAGTTTTACGTCTGCGGAAAGTAAGGGCTGGGAAACAGCTCTGAAACTGAAAATACGGACTGCACGTAGAAATGTGTTTCTTGATAATAGTCGTTTGAAAACGGACATTTGTAATCAGTTGGAAAAACTTGTTTCAGTTGCTGAATCCTATGGCGTGGCTATTGGTATTGGGCATCCCCATTTTGAAACGTACAATGCGTTGAAAGAGTGTATGCCTGTGTACCAGGGTCGGGTGGAATTCGTAAATGTGACTGATATTGTGAATGTTTTAAATAGTAATAAAAAATAA
- a CDS encoding PEP-CTERM sorting domain-containing protein produces MKKELFVSLLAGFSLFVVTAADSATLHQNPSQTGVIYDTDTVSTWQTNGNSMTGMLVTVNFLSGDTETVVWNAGGSGTGAVGTGWSLGLTDFTANTFYQTQWLFDVDGRNEVTGFSIDAIAGNTVFDAVYDLSNNGTPGSELGHAVDLDTFGRSWEVDTAYDGDVYVTYSGEVHLNSTWYEDLYQTLTIDFGQGVFGANDVLAFYADTDNLRDPVPEPGTIILFGAGLMLLAGGRMTRKK; encoded by the coding sequence ATGAAAAAAGAATTATTCGTTTCACTATTGGCGGGATTTTCTCTGTTTGTTGTAACAGCGGCGGATTCTGCAACACTCCATCAAAACCCCTCTCAGACTGGAGTTATATATGATACGGATACTGTATCAACTTGGCAGACAAATGGAAATTCAATGACCGGGATGTTGGTGACGGTAAATTTTCTGAGTGGCGATACTGAAACCGTTGTCTGGAATGCTGGTGGAAGTGGTACAGGTGCTGTTGGTACTGGCTGGAGTTTGGGGTTGACTGATTTTACTGCAAACACCTTTTACCAAACCCAATGGTTATTTGATGTTGATGGAAGAAACGAAGTGACGGGGTTTTCCATAGACGCAATCGCAGGTAACACAGTGTTTGATGCGGTTTATGATCTGAGTAACAATGGAACACCTGGTTCTGAACTTGGCCATGCGGTTGATCTCGATACTTTTGGAAGATCGTGGGAAGTGGATACCGCCTATGATGGAGACGTTTATGTCACGTATTCCGGAGAAGTCCATCTCAATAGTACTTGGTATGAAGACCTGTATCAGACGTTGACCATTGATTTCGGGCAGGGTGTATTTGGGGCCAATGATGTTCTGGCATTTTATGCAGATACTGATAATCTCAGGGATCCGGTTCCGGAACCCGGAACAATAATTCTTTTTGGAGCGGGGTTAATGTTGCTGGCTGGTGGCCGGATGACGAGGAAAAAATAA
- a CDS encoding MFS transporter produces the protein MENQIVPGHSNSMRWLILLLIMGGVFLSTMDSGMVNIALPTIMASFSVNLGQTNLVVIIYLLTITATLVFWGTVSDRFGKGRVYLAGLVTFCCGAAGCGFSSSFGFLLFGRFIQALGGAMMMSSGPALIKAVFPAENIGQSLGLIGIATACGLMLGPLVSGLLLVRYSWQSIFFVTVPVAVILYLFGRFFLWKSIHTPRQNTYGDFDWKGSSYWFFLVITLVVTLNALQYFPILAGSGGGLLFVVLSVRFVRVEKNAINPIIPMELIREYSIFVALFTAAASFAALFVVLVLLPYYLKFVLLLKSDKIGIVIMALPATLTVVSPLSGYLYDRIGGRYLTTAGLFLCAVTLFRMAYLSSGTGLVSIAVNLALLGAGQSLFLSPNSASVLSLVSDRFSGIASGILATARNFGMVFGTTLATVLFTFFMNYYGDGTRLEKYSAKNEVDFLLSLKATFLVAAFLVSASAVLSFSRRN, from the coding sequence ATGGAAAACCAGATTGTACCGGGCCATTCAAACAGCATGCGCTGGTTGATTCTGTTGTTGATAATGGGAGGAGTTTTTCTCTCAACAATGGACAGTGGCATGGTGAATATCGCATTGCCCACTATAATGGCGAGTTTTTCAGTAAACCTGGGACAGACCAATCTGGTAGTTATTATTTATCTCCTGACCATTACCGCAACCCTGGTTTTCTGGGGGACTGTTTCAGACCGATTTGGTAAAGGGAGGGTATATCTGGCGGGTCTTGTGACGTTCTGTTGTGGTGCGGCAGGATGTGGTTTTTCCTCCAGCTTTGGTTTTCTGTTGTTCGGAAGATTTATACAGGCCCTGGGTGGTGCGATGATGATGTCTTCCGGTCCCGCTCTGATCAAGGCAGTATTCCCGGCAGAAAATATCGGCCAGAGCCTGGGCCTGATAGGTATAGCCACGGCATGTGGCTTGATGCTTGGACCACTTGTCAGCGGTTTGCTTCTGGTACGCTATTCATGGCAGTCTATTTTCTTTGTAACTGTTCCGGTTGCTGTAATCCTGTATTTGTTCGGACGGTTTTTTCTCTGGAAAAGTATACATACTCCCCGACAGAACACGTACGGAGATTTTGACTGGAAGGGCAGCTCTTATTGGTTTTTTCTGGTCATTACTCTGGTTGTTACTCTGAACGCGTTGCAATATTTCCCGATTCTTGCAGGTTCTGGTGGTGGTCTGCTTTTTGTTGTACTCTCAGTCAGATTTGTCAGGGTTGAAAAAAACGCAATAAATCCAATTATCCCGATGGAGCTTATTCGGGAGTATTCAATTTTTGTTGCACTGTTTACAGCTGCAGCCTCCTTTGCAGCTCTTTTTGTTGTCCTCGTTCTTCTCCCGTATTATCTTAAATTCGTTCTTTTGCTTAAGTCAGACAAAATCGGCATCGTGATTATGGCATTACCGGCTACTTTGACAGTTGTGTCGCCTCTTTCCGGTTACCTTTATGACAGAATTGGTGGTCGTTATTTGACAACAGCAGGACTTTTTCTCTGTGCCGTTACCCTGTTTCGCATGGCTTATCTCTCCTCCGGGACAGGCTTGGTCTCTATTGCTGTAAATCTTGCCTTGCTGGGTGCCGGACAGTCACTGTTTCTTTCTCCAAACAGTGCGTCAGTTCTCTCCCTTGTGAGTGATCGTTTCAGTGGTATTGCTTCTGGAATTCTTGCTACGGCCAGGAATTTTGGTATGGTTTTCGGCACGACTCTGGCAACGGTTCTGTTCACCTTTTTTATGAATTATTACGGGGATGGGACGAGACTTGAAAAATATAGTGCGAAGAACGAGGTTGATTTTCTTCTGTCACTGAAGGCAACGTTCCTGGTTGCCGCATTTCTGGTTTCTGCCAGTGCGGTGTTATCTTTTTCAAGAAGAAATTGA
- a CDS encoding response regulator, which yields MNNQHGSPDTISISDPINHLVTGEESIAVIDDSPEIVVLLTHYLKKQRFKVCSAGSSSGLYKLLAEKKIALVLLDIGLPDKNGDEVLPDLIESHPDLSIIMVTGTTDLDTALACLRHGADDYLTKPVNPELFLHTVNVTLKKRRLAINNRLYQEQLQKANSRMQFLHQLNLKMNSAYLNTGELDGILQAILVGITSDDGLKFNRAFMALFNEDCSYLEGRLAIGPSSREEAGKVWQAIEADGLQLDDILEIIQNKKIKEDLTVNNIVKTLRIQADNHDHILIASCRNKKSIKVIDGMAGDDTVPQSLLKVLGEDSFAIVPLYSPSQSLGVIIVDNFVTRTPITDQDMSDLEIFASQASLAIEHSHLHEGMVRKIAELEQVTEELEKNKDLLVEAERSSAIGMMAAQLVHAIRNPLTSIGATSRLLAKKTSDSYIVRFLNIITKETAKIESTLEDLFSIVESREYTLQKTSLFPLIRKSVMAFYATMKRNSITYALNLDGKGPTLFLNERRIRQAFLHLIRNSIEAMAGAAYSK from the coding sequence ATGAACAATCAACACGGCTCACCCGACACTATCTCAATATCCGACCCGATAAACCATCTGGTCACAGGGGAGGAATCTATAGCAGTAATCGACGATTCTCCGGAAATTGTGGTTCTCCTTACTCATTACCTTAAAAAGCAGCGTTTCAAGGTATGCTCTGCCGGAAGCAGCAGCGGCCTGTATAAGCTGCTGGCTGAGAAAAAAATAGCTCTTGTCCTGCTTGATATCGGCCTTCCAGATAAGAATGGTGACGAAGTCCTTCCAGACCTCATCGAATCTCACCCGGATCTCAGTATCATCATGGTTACCGGAACAACTGATCTTGACACCGCTCTTGCCTGCCTGCGCCATGGCGCCGATGATTATCTCACCAAACCCGTTAACCCTGAACTTTTTCTACATACTGTCAATGTCACCCTGAAGAAAAGAAGACTTGCCATCAATAACCGCCTGTACCAGGAACAGCTGCAGAAGGCAAACTCCCGCATGCAGTTCCTCCATCAGCTCAACCTGAAAATGAATTCCGCCTACCTCAATACAGGAGAACTGGATGGTATACTCCAGGCAATACTTGTAGGTATTACTTCCGATGATGGCCTGAAATTCAACAGGGCGTTTATGGCCCTGTTCAATGAAGACTGCAGCTATCTTGAAGGAAGACTAGCCATTGGCCCTTCCTCCAGGGAAGAGGCTGGAAAGGTATGGCAGGCCATTGAGGCCGACGGACTTCAACTTGATGATATACTGGAAATTATCCAAAATAAAAAAATAAAAGAAGACCTGACAGTAAATAACATTGTAAAAACTCTCAGAATTCAAGCTGACAACCACGATCACATCCTGATAGCATCATGCAGAAATAAAAAATCAATCAAGGTAATAGATGGTATGGCTGGAGACGATACTGTGCCACAGTCCCTGCTCAAGGTCCTTGGGGAGGACTCCTTTGCCATTGTACCACTCTATTCGCCCTCACAATCTCTTGGTGTCATTATTGTTGATAATTTCGTTACCCGCACCCCCATTACTGATCAGGACATGTCCGATCTTGAGATTTTCGCCAGCCAGGCAAGCCTCGCTATTGAGCACAGCCATCTCCACGAAGGTATGGTCAGGAAAATTGCAGAACTGGAACAGGTGACAGAAGAACTTGAAAAAAATAAAGATCTGCTGGTTGAAGCGGAACGCTCTTCCGCAATAGGAATGATGGCCGCCCAACTCGTCCATGCAATACGCAACCCATTGACCTCAATTGGAGCCACCTCCCGATTACTTGCAAAGAAAACCTCAGACTCCTACATTGTCAGATTTCTCAATATCATCACCAAAGAAACAGCAAAAATTGAATCTACTCTCGAAGACCTGTTTAGCATAGTAGAAAGCAGAGAATACACTCTTCAAAAAACTTCTCTTTTTCCACTTATCAGAAAAAGTGTTATGGCCTTTTATGCCACCATGAAACGGAACAGTATTACCTATGCATTGAATCTTGACGGAAAAGGTCCGACTCTTTTTTTAAATGAAAGAAGAATACGCCAGGCTTTTCTCCACCTGATCAGAAACAGCATTGAGGCAATGGCCGGGGCGGCATACTCGAAATAG
- a CDS encoding ATP-dependent DNA helicase, whose amino-acid sequence MEFSDEQKAGRDLLKPGLTETLDAIFENDGLLAAHVPGYEPRRGQLEMAKAVQCCLEGMVQESEEPGNNILVVEAETGIGKTLAYLIPAILSGRRIVISTATLNLQDQILEKEIPLVEKIAGREISALCIKGRSNYLCLYRWYQYRSNPQLSLVDNPHIDRIDEWLGATVSGDRAELDWLGEDSNFWRKISTHSDQCLGGGCPEFAHCFISGLRKKAGSVDLLIVNHHLFFSDLALRKGGYGEVLPRYEAVIFDEAHHIENVATTFFGRSFSQYQVFALLADIEKMAKDDLSPQACAEVDQMITGMKERVRVFASLFPVKSGRFYLKDLITDLTEKVWRDEVDLLIRGLEGLSDSISRYGEHGEYWRSLERRGRELVKNVRDVGLHFLENDYVHWYERRDRSVVLSATPVEVAKELNEYLYPLVSSCILTSATLSSGGNFSYLRARLGLGDEVECLQFHSPFDYEKRALLYVPDNSFPEPSAPDYGDVLCGQILDILRISEGRGLVLFTSFKGMERVASFLEDRFDYPVLVQGTASRQSLLTRFREETHSVLLAVASFWEGVDVVGESLSCVIIDKLPFEVPTDPVIEARIQHILEKQGKPFFEFQVPRAILALRQGMGRLMRSSTDRGVIAVMDVRLYKKGYGGLFLRSMPPAPVVRTVQELSDFFKLFD is encoded by the coding sequence ATGGAATTTTCAGATGAACAAAAGGCGGGGAGAGATCTTTTGAAACCGGGATTGACCGAAACGTTGGATGCAATTTTTGAAAATGATGGTTTACTGGCAGCCCATGTGCCCGGATACGAACCGCGCCGGGGACAGCTTGAGATGGCAAAGGCTGTACAATGTTGTCTCGAGGGTATGGTACAGGAGAGTGAAGAACCCGGGAATAATATTCTGGTTGTGGAGGCGGAAACTGGAATTGGAAAAACACTTGCCTACCTGATACCCGCGATTCTGTCTGGTAGAAGGATTGTGATATCAACAGCTACTCTGAATCTCCAGGACCAGATATTGGAAAAAGAAATTCCCCTTGTGGAAAAAATCGCAGGACGTGAGATTTCAGCACTCTGTATTAAGGGCCGGTCAAATTATCTCTGTCTGTACCGCTGGTATCAATACCGAAGCAATCCGCAGCTTTCTCTTGTGGATAATCCCCATATTGACAGGATTGATGAATGGCTTGGCGCTACCGTGTCCGGAGACAGGGCTGAGCTTGACTGGCTTGGTGAAGATTCAAACTTCTGGAGGAAAATTTCCACTCATTCCGACCAGTGCCTGGGGGGAGGTTGTCCGGAATTTGCGCATTGTTTTATTTCCGGCCTGCGAAAAAAAGCCGGCTCTGTTGATCTTCTCATTGTTAATCATCACCTGTTTTTTTCCGATCTGGCCCTGAGAAAAGGAGGATATGGTGAGGTTCTTCCACGGTATGAAGCTGTAATTTTTGATGAAGCCCATCACATTGAAAATGTGGCGACAACCTTTTTTGGCAGGAGTTTCAGTCAATATCAGGTTTTTGCTCTGCTGGCTGATATTGAGAAGATGGCGAAAGATGACCTTTCACCACAAGCCTGCGCTGAAGTTGACCAGATGATAACAGGAATGAAAGAACGGGTCAGGGTTTTTGCATCTCTTTTTCCAGTCAAATCCGGCCGGTTTTATTTAAAAGACCTTATAACTGACCTCACTGAGAAGGTGTGGCGAGACGAAGTTGATCTGTTAATCAGGGGATTGGAGGGGTTGAGTGACAGCATCAGCAGGTATGGTGAACATGGGGAATACTGGAGGTCTCTGGAACGGCGTGGCAGGGAACTTGTAAAGAATGTGCGGGACGTAGGGCTTCATTTTCTTGAAAATGATTATGTTCACTGGTATGAGAGAAGGGATCGTTCCGTTGTTCTGTCTGCAACCCCGGTCGAGGTGGCAAAGGAACTGAATGAATATCTTTATCCGCTGGTATCGTCCTGTATTCTGACGTCAGCAACGCTTTCTTCGGGAGGTAATTTTTCATATCTTCGCGCCCGGTTGGGGTTGGGCGATGAAGTGGAATGCCTGCAATTTCATTCACCGTTTGACTATGAAAAAAGGGCGTTACTTTATGTTCCCGATAATTCTTTTCCAGAACCGTCTGCCCCTGATTATGGGGATGTGCTGTGTGGTCAAATTCTCGATATACTCCGAATAAGCGAAGGAAGAGGACTGGTTCTTTTCACAAGCTTTAAGGGAATGGAGAGAGTGGCATCTTTTCTCGAAGATCGTTTTGATTATCCCGTGCTTGTTCAGGGAACTGCCTCCAGGCAGAGTCTCCTTACCCGTTTTCGTGAGGAGACACACTCTGTCCTGCTCGCTGTTGCAAGTTTCTGGGAAGGTGTGGATGTGGTTGGTGAATCTCTAAGTTGTGTTATAATAGACAAGTTGCCTTTCGAAGTGCCGACTGATCCGGTAATAGAGGCCAGAATTCAGCATATTCTGGAAAAACAGGGAAAGCCGTTTTTTGAGTTTCAGGTGCCTCGGGCAATCCTGGCCCTCAGGCAGGGAATGGGGCGATTAATGCGTTCTTCCACTGACAGGGGTGTTATTGCCGTGATGGATGTGAGGCTTTATAAAAAAGGTTACGGGGGATTGTTCCTGCGGAGCATGCCCCCTGCACCTGTTGTCAGGACCGTGCAGGAGCTCTCCGATTTTTTTAAACTATTTGATTAA
- a CDS encoding ATP-binding protein, with the protein MDSGTGISTDTVNHVKDPFFTTKAFGNGMGLTLVDRIIQEHGGDFIIRDAKTGGTEVMITLPKSFGDHSISS; encoded by the coding sequence TTGGATAGCGGTACAGGCATTTCTACGGACACGGTCAATCATGTAAAAGACCCGTTTTTTACGACGAAGGCATTCGGAAATGGCATGGGCCTGACGCTTGTAGATCGGATCATTCAGGAACATGGTGGCGATTTTATTATAAGGGATGCTAAGACTGGAGGTACTGAGGTAATGATAACACTGCCAAAATCATTTGGGGATCATTCAATTTCTTCTTGA
- a CDS encoding lasso RiPP family leader peptide-containing protein, producing the protein MSDQRYDISATPAQTSGAKKKYTPPKLTVLGKVDELTLGNETSNQCDAPIPGRGDLSCS; encoded by the coding sequence ATGTCTGATCAACGATACGACATCTCAGCAACACCTGCTCAAACCTCTGGAGCAAAGAAAAAATATACCCCACCAAAACTCACTGTTTTGGGAAAAGTTGATGAATTGACCTTGGGCAATGAAACCAGTAACCAATGTGACGCCCCTATTCCCGGCAGAGGTGATCTGTCCTGTTCATAA